The following proteins come from a genomic window of Meleagris gallopavo isolate NT-WF06-2002-E0010 breed Aviagen turkey brand Nicholas breeding stock chromosome Z, Turkey_5.1, whole genome shotgun sequence:
- the SEC11C gene encoding signal peptidase complex catalytic subunit SEC11C translates to MDLFGDLRRMNKRQLYYQVLNFAMIVSSALMIWKGLIVITGSESPIVVVLSGSMEPAFHRGDLLFLTNFHDDPIRAGEIVVFKVEGRDIPIVHRVIKIHEKENGNIKFLTKGDNNEVDDRGLYKEGQNWLEKKDVVGRARGFLPYVGMVTIIMNDYPKFKYALLAVMGAYVLLKRES, encoded by the exons ATGGATCTCTTCGGGGATCTGCGGCGCATGAACAAGCGGCAG CTGTATTACCAGGTCCTAAATTTTGCGATGATCGTCTCCTCTGCCCTTATGATATGGAAAGGGCTCATCGTCATCACTGGCAGCGAGAGCCCCATCGTTGTGGTGCTCAG TGGCAGCATGGAGCCAGCTTTTCACAGGGGAGACCTCTTATTCTTAACAAATTTCCACGATGACCCAATCAGAGCTGGTGAAATAGTTGTGTTTAAGGTTGAAGGCAGAGACATTCCGATCGTTCACAGAGTAATCAAAATTCATGAAAA AGAAAATGGGAACATCAAATTTCTGACCAAAGGTGATAACAATGAAGTTGATGATAGAGGCTTGTACAAAGAGGGGCAGAACTGGTTAGAGAAGAAAGACGTTGTTGGAAGAGCAAGGGG ATTTTTGCCTTATGTTGGTATGGTAACTATAATAATGAATGACTACCCGAAATTTAAG tatgCTCTTCTGGCAGTAATGGGAGCTTATGTACTTCTGAAACGGGAATCCTGA
- the GRP gene encoding gastrin-releasing peptide gives MFELLKPCFACLDEFHATVLVLTGHLMGKKSTGDFPYAYEEENKIPFSASSENIKQLDDYLQREEMSKHLLQLLEGNENKSAHFSKGGLPWHTRNSWETDDSSSWKDMMENLLQVVNMKESTPS, from the exons ATGTTTGAACTCTTAAAGCCATGTTTTGCCTGTTTGGATGAATTTCATGCCACAGTCCTTGTTCTTACAGGACACTTAATGGGGAAAAAGAGTACTGGGGATTTTCCTTACGcttatgaagaagaaaacaagatcCCATTTTCAGCCTCATCTGAAAATATCAAGCAGCTGGATGACTATCTGCAGCGGGAAGAAATGTCCAAACATTTGCTACAGCTGCTGGAagggaatgaaaataaaagtgctCACTTCTCAAAAGGAGGGCTTCCCTGGCACACCAGGAACTCCTGGGAgacagatgacagcagcagctggaaagat ATGATGGAGAATCTGCTTCAAGTTGTGAATATGAAGGAGAGCACTCCGAGCTGA